TCAATCCTTTGGTTAAGCGCATGCCAAACCAGATCCTGAAGCAGACAAGAAACACAATCAAGACTGTATGACAGGAGGAACCTATTTTTCCCCAACTTCCACTTCACCTTCAAAGTCAGAAATCACAGTCATTTCAAAGCATAGTTGGCCAGAGTGGCAAATATAATTTGAAGGGGGATAATATGCACATCATAATCATTTTTAACTACATAAGAAGATAATTCTAAATCAAATAGTAGGCATGCTTTTAGCACTCAAGTAGTTTAAGTTGGcaattcaagaaaaaaaaagttgtttAAGTTGAAGCCCAATGTATTAGCAATGATGGCAACATCTAGATGATGAATGGCACAGAATCTACAGAAATGATACCTCTACTTCTGACGATGTAAAGGATGGATCTAAATTTTCAAGCAAAACCAAGGTGCCTGCCTTTTCAGCTGTCTGCAACTTTTCTACCCAAGACTAAAGACAGGATATCTGAGGTTTGAACAAGCCATAACTTATCATTTTACAGATATATGCATAATAATATTAAGCAAGTTGAACTTAGAATTTCTAGCACTAAAGATACTGAAAAGAGTTGATATAGGGTCaaatataaaaacaaattaGATATGATATATTAGAGTCTTAATATATTGATTTAACATCATTACCCTTATGTTATATAATAATCAATGTAACATGTCCTAGTCCCAATGAAATCAAAGTTCCACATTTCTAGAACAACAATCATTGCTTCAGAGCTGCACATCACTGGATGAATTTATTCTTGTTAACCAAGCTTGCTTATATTGCTCAACAAAGAACTCTGAGAAAGGCAATGTTGTCATTCTTGTGGAATTTCATACCTCGTATAGAGGTAGAAATTAAGTCTGATTTGCACATAATTTAGATGAAAACTGAAACAGAGATGTTCTCGTAAACTAATAATGGAGCCTTCAAAATACACGTAACTAAGACCATCAAAGCAAATAGCACTAACTTCTGGGAAGATTTAAAAATTAGTCTCACAACTCTCACCCTGTATGATCTGttcaaataaaaatagttcTCCACTACGCAATAAAAAATCAGAAAAAATTCAATCATGTGGGACATCCAGACAACTATGGGAAAAACTTCCATGCATTATCAACAATTATGCAAGGAATTGTTACAACTTACATATTTTACACCTAATAGATTTATTTTGTCTATGATGAAGGTTTAAAAAATATGCAAAAAGATGCTAAAAGATTAAGAGAGCAATGAAAACTCAAAAGAAAGTGAATGGAGACAGGAGAAACAACTTACCTGCTTCTTGAACCATTTTCTTTTATCCTGCAAatgcaaaattaaataaataaattacttttgATTAATACATAAATCCATCgatgaaatttaaatatcacAAGTTACAAGTTTATGTGAGTGCCAAATTGTGAACACAAAATTCTGCTTCCCAAGAATGCAAAATTGAAATTAAGAATCCAAAatgaactattaaaattaaacaaggaCAACAAAATTCTCAGAGTTAATCAGCATATGTTCAGCCTACATCGAAGGTTACGAACTTCAATTTCCTCATTTCCCATCAAAAGATGATTATCAATATTGGTCCTATTGGTAAATTGTTGCATATTCAGAATTACATTTTCATCTACCTGTAACAAAAAATAGTTCACAATACTTAAAGATAGAATATATGCTTGAACCACTAAACTTCACCAAGAAAGTCTAGTGGCACTATACACTTTAAAAACGTCTCATGACACATCTAAACTATTTAAAAGTGGAATTCAAATGACTTTGTTATCCTAATCAGCAGGTAGCATAAATCTTCTAAAGCTTTTTCCAGACCAATTTAAATCCAGTGAGAAGATTCTTTCAAGAGTAGAAAATATAGGGTAAGTTATAATTTCAGAATTTGTACATTGTGTATGATTATCATTGTTAAGTTATTGACTTCAATAATGAATTTGGGCAGCAATTTGGGGCTTATAGATACATGTTGACGTGTTTGTATTTCACATTGTCTTATACTAGATTGCAAGGCTATCTTTTATtacaattttgaataatttaggatTATCATGGTTACCATAAAGACTCTTTTGGTAAAGTTCAAGGCACAAATATGCATTTGGCCACACTTAAATTAGACAAACAAGTAACCTCATGAAAAATATGAAACACCAATAAACCAAAATGCTTATCATAAAGTATGACAGCCATTTTGGTATTAATTTGTTGGGGGAGGGGGGGAACACCGAGCTTATTCATCATCCAGCTAAAACTTACAACAACTGGTCTTGAAGCAATCCGGGTTGCAGTTTTGACAACCCTATCTAGCGCAGCTTGAGGACCTGCTTCCTTAGCAACAGCATCTTCCTTCTCTTGAAGTAATTTTCTCTTCCTGTGAAGTTGGGCATTTGATGCATCAAGCGTAGAAGAGTGTGCAGAAGACCTCACTTTCTTAGATTTGTCATCAACTTGGCTAGATTGATCTTTACTGCTACCGACATCATCAATGTCAATTTTTGAAGTTTTGCGCCCCAAAATGGCATTATAATTTGAAATGTGTTCTTGCCTGCCCAAACCAGCCACAGCCTTTTCAGATTCTGCAGACAATGGATGAAGCTAGTTTTGCCTACATAAACTTCAAAGTATAACAAATGAAGGAATTTTCAAATATCACCTTTAACCACTAGGGTACTGCTGCAGGACTTGAAAATGGGAGGAATGGCATATTGATCTTTCAATCTATTGAAAAAATGTTCCACTGCATAATGTAAAAgaacatttaaattataaaagaaatagaaaagaatATATGTTTAGCTTTAGAATGACCATGTGGTTCCAcattaagtaaataaatataacaataaaTTCTAAAGTTGAAACATTTTACTATTGTTATTGTGTCAAATTTGGAGAGAGTGTCaagatattaaatattaaatcattttatataGGTTTATATAAATGATTGAATTGCTTTGTATATCAAAATGACTAGTCAATTTGATATTACAATCCAATTACTTATATTCACCTTTACATTCTTATAATGTTTCGGATGTGGAATTCTCAATACTCCACCCTCAAGTGCAACCAAATGATTAGCACTcgaacaattaattttttaataacccAACACGGGCTTAATTGTACAGCCTAACCCACAACACTCTCAACACTCTGATACAAGGTTAAATTTGGAGAGTCTATCAAGATATTAAacattaattcattttatatggTTTTATATTAATGATTGAGTTGCTTTCTATATCAAAATGACTAGCCAATTTAATATTACGATCCAATTACTTATATTCACCTTTACGTTTTTATATGTttctgtttttatatgtttccgaTGTGGAATTCTCAATGTATTGAGAGATGATGCTAACTTCAAATTCTTTAAATAGTCATTAAAAGCCTCTTTTAATCTACCAGAAGAGCTTGTTGATCTAAGGTGAAGATCTCCTTCCtccaccaaaaaaaaaagggttgGAAGATGAAATCAACATTTTTATGAATGCATCACATACCATTCCCTCCTTTATTTTAGTTCAAGTTCTTGATTTGTATCGCACAATTTGTCACAACTTGTCTTTGGGTTTAGTTTCATGAGTAATTTTTCATTTGTGCGTACTTCTCAATCTCAAGTTTAATTCAAATGAAGCATTatgttcaaaaaataataataatttataccaAATCTAAGATAATcattaaataagtaaaatatatacCAAATCAGAAAGGCTTCTCATAAATCatgataaaattaaacataAGCTCAGTCTTCATTTcgcagaaaatattttcttgaagAATATTTATCGCATTTTCTACCGTTATTTTTACAACATTGCAACCACATACTAAAAAACATGTTTTTGTTGAAAATAATTTCGTCAAACGAAGTATCAGTTAGTTGATATGAAACAGTCCAGAGAACCCATTAAAGCTGGAGAGAATTGAAAAGAGAGTAATAAAAAAGCAGTAAAGCATAGAGCGAGGATTTTACCAAGAGGAACACCACCAAACGCCGTGTAGAGAGAACCACGTTTAGCTAAGCAAGTTTCAGAAAACAAAAATAGAAGAACAAAGATTATTGGCTACGGCACCCAAACACAGACATTTATTAGAAGTATATCACACCCATTTGATCAAAAGGAACGTCGATAACCATAGTTCTAAAGAACCCAACAAAAACCACTGACAGAGTAACAGGTACAGGCCAAACACAAACGGGTACCGCAAGCTCTACCGCAGAAAATAAAGAGTATAGCGATAGGAAAAGAGACAGCCAGACGCAAATGGGTATTTAAAGACTTGCCATTACTGGAACGAAACGAAGGTTCGAAGAAGCTTAACTGCGGGGCAAGAAACCCGAGAAATCGCAAGGTGCATTTATATTTACTGAAAATGCAAGAGCTTGTGCTAAAATGCGCAGAGTGTGTAATATCTCTCCTCAACTCAAAAAATGGTTTAGCTGGCGTTTTGCCTCATCGTACTATTTCAAGTCCTTCTGTCTGCGCAGCGACGTGGGAGCGTGCCTTCCCTAATGCAGTATTTATTTTCAACAAAGTTGACGCGCAGGTTTTAGGTGCGTGTAATAAACTCTCTTGCGTTCTTTAAGGCCGTTTGATATGTCAGATTTcagagaaaaatattaaaaatattattgtttttaAATATTGTCAAAGGATaatttttaaacaaattttttatttaatattcttaTAACTAAAACGCAAATAATTTAATAGTGTATATAATGTAAGTTCTgtcttatataaaaatatatttaacaattataaaataaagcatttatattaaattgatataaaattaattaaattagataaataataaatatttttaaatataaatatttaatataatacttGTTAAATTTATTCATGCATGAAATTAAGCTTATAATAGCCGCAGGCAAATAAAAatgagttatttaattttaatgataaaatgtaaatgagtaatatattaaaaagttttattacTTTATCTgccttataaaattaatttactttaattttttataaacaaaaaaAGTATTTAACAATAGTTTATAATactttagtttattttattcttcCTAGTATACactttaagtaatttttttcattaaaaattacttaataataataataataatttattttattctaatttttttataaaaataaaatattatatttaggaAAATACATTTAATAATAGTTTGAATAACTCTACATAAAAAATACATGAAGTACATTATAAGTTAGCGAGAATTTGAATGGATAAGAAATTATTTCTGataataaaatatgttttttattaaaataataatataatgtaTTCTGTATTAACTGcacgaaaaataaaaaaaataaaaaaaataagattaaCGTGAATAACTCTTTAATCTCTAGAATGACAATATCTACTTTTGAGGAAAGtgaaatttgatatattttagaaTATACACTTTGCTCTTATAGCTCGTCATAGATTAAATAactcatattttttaattattcttaaaactcataaattttagttatttaatatatattaaataagaaCACATCAgttaattaatgaataaattagattattagaaaataatgtataatttagaatgaacaaaaatgaaaataaacttataaaaggaagaaaattcATTACTTTAATTACATTAAGAATAgttaattaatgaataaattagACTATTAGAAAATAATGTATAATTTAGAGTgaacaaaaatgaaaataaacttataaaaggaagaaaatttattactttaattACATTAAGAATACTTTCTTAAATTatgaacaataaaaataaaattattataaaatagaaGAAATATTTTTTGACTGAAGtaccttttttatttttgaaatacaATTGTCTATAAAtgagttcaatttaatttttttaaactaaaattctgtatttttatttaaatttaaataactattgacctaataaaatattatagattTAATAATACATACTTATTTTATAGttttgaatattaaaattttttattatttttcaattaaaataaaacttcaaaatacaaaaataaaataaaaatagtgaataattttaatatttattaaaattatattttatttattaaaaactacTTCATTAAACGATGATatatttagatttaaatataaaatttaatgtgttatttgataaaaaaatttaaatagatcttATTTAGTCCCTAATTAGAcgttttttcatatttttaaaatttgattgcaaattttcaatattttaataaatatacttatatttaaaaatatattgtttCATTTAAAATGTTACTTCACTAATATACCTCTTTATACGTACGATATTGTACAAAATGAAACAGCAAATGCGTTTTATTATGATAAATCATATATGTATAAATATGCCAAAGAAAACCGGTTTGAACCGGTGAATCAAACACCGCACTGACGTGGATAGATGGCTGGCAAAAACTGTCCATGTAGCAGGCGAAATAACAGAGGGATGGGATGTTTCTGATGGGCTACTCTAATAATATAATCTCAACTCTTTTCCCGCGTGCATACCACACTCTCTTGCATGCTTTTGCTGATCCTCAGTGTATTGTGcttctttgttttttatttatttatttatatatatacacgaattttcttttgtttttcttttttctttttttttaaaagaaaagacgcAGCCCCCTGCAGCTTCATCAGCGAACTGGTCACATGAGCAGAAGTCCCCATTAACTTAATCATAACCTATCAGTGTGTTTGGAAAACATTTTCAGGCAGAAGGGAGGAATAAAGAATGGAAAAAGTAAATAAGAAGGAAAAACAAAAGTGATGGTGAATAATTTTCTTCTCCTTGTCCGATTTGAATTTAGAATTACGTAAAAAACTTAATTACAGTGAATTTATTGTTTTCCTAATCAATTTATCTACAATGATGCTATTTTTGCTACCAAAAGGAAACTCCATACCAAAATGATTGAGGTTAGCTTCATGCATTTCTAGTTCCTCTCTTCCTGAAAGAGGCTTAAACATGAATAGCATAAGAATTCTCTTTAACACAGTAACACACCAATTTCTATTTCTATCATTTGTCAATGATTTGTTATCATAGCTCAGAGATCATGCTTTACAACCTTTATtcctttttctctctctatatatataacaCAGACAACccaaataatagtaataataataataacaataattacaGAGCATCAACTAGAAAAGTTTCGAAACACTTTGAAACACCATTCTCGAATGCATGCATTCAAATCAGAAGAATGTACAAGATATGCACCATTTCCCACTCCTTAGTGGGAAACAGCATGAACTTTTCAAATAAGCTTTCAATTACTTGGATCTTCACGAGGAAAATTTTAAGGAGAACATATTAGAACTACATGTGATAGCCTATATAAAAACCCCCCATGGAATCAGGATACACCAAAAATACCACTTAGGAGAGACGGTATTTGTCCCCCTCTAGGGTAATTTGCTTggaagaaaacaaaaacaagaaaaaagagagagagagagagagaacgagGGAAGAAAGGTGAGGTAAGGAAAAGACGAAAAAAACCCCTACAACAGATACAAACCTATTGATAACTTAAAAAGAGAGGTACCCTATTGGTTTTCCAAATCTGATCTCAACAATAGTCTGCTTATGAAGGGCGACATAGCCGCAAGTAATGCCTTAGGGCACTCCTCATGTGGAAGATGGCCACATCCAGATATGGCAACCAGTCTCTGCatgtaccaaaaaaaaaaaatcaaataagtaATATCTTCCATTTAGAACTTCTTCCAGAGTTACTAATCTCATGGAAGGTATTTtctggaaaagaaaaaaaaatttcaaaatttttttttgtttatcttaaaaaattttCCATTGGAAAaacttttaagaaaaatattttccaaatgCAAGTTATTTTCTGCCAACAGTCTTGGCGAATGTATGCAGATCTGTTCCAACTTAAAGACTCCAACAATGTATGAAGCCATGAAATAGAGAAGAGAGGAACTTACAGAATTTACAAGTTTTGAAGCCATAACTTGAGAGGACTTGAGAGGGACAAGGGCATCTTCAGCTCCAGCAATGACTAACACCGGCATATTTTCCACCGCTTTCAGCAATGATGCATAAATCTGTGGTGAAAGGACAGTCTCACATGAAAGTTTACCTATCTCATGGAGTGCTTCATCCCATCCTTCTACATATAGAGGAGCCTGATTGCACAGGAGAACAGCCAAGTTAATACTAATATCAACATATTGGAATATCACTAGCACAAGAAAGAAATCATTCAAATCTTGTGCATCATGCACAACTGCACTTGGAAAAAAACTGCCAGATCAGTGAATAATAGGTCTACTGATGGTTGCAAGTGCAAAAAACTGTATCTCACTAGAGGAGCCATAATACCTTATAGAGACTTAAAGTCTCTGCTGTTAGTTTGGTAGAGTCATACCATGCACGCCTGTTCACCACTTGAACAATTTCTGTTCGAAGAAGAGGACGCACCAGGTGCTTCTTCCCAAGTGAAGTGCGCAAGAGTATCCTAGCAAAAGCAGGAACCACTTCTCTTGACAAGCTGACATTTAGCAATACCAGTGCCTTTATTGTAACCTGAATGATGCAGAGACATATGAGAAACAAGAAAAAGGTTTACACACCTTGTTAAGATACGCAAAACCTGCAAAGTGCTTTCTGTCTTATTTAAGTTAAAATGTGAAAGTATATGGAAAAAAGTCATAACAGACTAGCTATCCAAGAATACATGTATAAAATTTATACCGTGCACAATTAGAATTTCTTTTTAGTGGCAGGACAACAAGCCAGTAATTATTCTtacaatcattaaaaaaatttcagaagTAATGCTTGTAGAATGACAGAGgaagcatcagaaaccagcataAAAGAGAGAGCACAAAAACATGTGCATATACAACAGAGTAAGTTAACAGCACCCAATGTCATTGGCTCCATCCTCCAAGCAATAATAGTGGCAGCCATAGCAGCCTTCCTACGCATCATCTAATTCATTATTTCTAGTATAAAGCAGAGCATAAAAGACTGAAAATATCGCCCTATTCTTTTGTTATTTAACTCGCTTTCTTCCCATCTTCTACTTTTGTTATTAAATCTAAGCCACACAACATACTTTCAGCTTCTgttatatataaacatatataaTATGAAAAGAAACCAAG
This sequence is a window from Manihot esculenta cultivar AM560-2 chromosome 4, M.esculenta_v8, whole genome shotgun sequence. Protein-coding genes within it:
- the LOC110612671 gene encoding uncharacterized protein LOC110612671 encodes the protein MAKLAVPVCVWPVPVTLSVVFVGFFRTMPIIFVLLFLFSETCLAKRGSLYTAFGGVPLVEHFFNRLKDQYAIPPIFKSCSSTLVVKESEKAVAGLGRQEHISNYNAILGRKTSKIDIDDVGSSKDQSSQVDDKSKKVRSSAHSSTLDASNAQLHRKRKLLQEKEDAVAKEAGPQAALDRVVKTATRIASRPVVDKRKWFKKQISCL